From the Megalopta genalis isolate 19385.01 chromosome 13, iyMegGena1_principal, whole genome shotgun sequence genome, one window contains:
- the LOC117224338 gene encoding bestrophin-4, protein MTVTYQYQVANSTSGGFTRLLFMWRGSLYKLIYRELLIFLLIFATLSAIYRHLLNATQKKDFEQIVIYCDKFINLIPLSFVLGFYVSYVAQRWWQQYQAIPWPDKVMHSIALHIAGNDDYARTLRRALMRYLNLSLTLVLRSISSAVKKRFPTLEHVVDSGFMTSLELELFLAVPSVEFNTYWIPCTWFINLLKEAREKERIPDPQGLKLIMEEFNEFRTKCGLLWSYDWISIPLVYTQVVTLATYSFFGVALIGRQYIESKEKQFQLQIDIYIPVFTILQFFFFMGLLKVAEQLINPFGDDDEDFELNWIIDRHIKVSYLGVDILMNRCPPLVKDIYYDAENLILPYTEAAAAYKKKTYRGSVAHMTVPEEKQTMFLPDVIEEDEEETKQSLHMSSMSLATHANNSPTCERRQINLHPETPTKTNQSCPETVLQFDIQEPSPQIDQMEQPPKVFTEVAKKFPSLGKYSTLRFDPNRKPFYTITKSPKTLIQSPSSTFNLSHPTRQIIDTPIVYAGDINPWGEYSEASNLPMFEVVTPDQSPEIEKQCDPEKFFDNYKANTEDSPHAATSQSLGHSMSHLQLPDTNISAISKTALKTRSPRYVIRRHRSMEAPQKQHIQWTQMMRTQRRRITDDIPPVEVIMLETKSSPNLNQLDSNLKDPTKNTDDAMNSS, encoded by the exons ATGACAGTGACATATCAATATCAAGTTGCCAATTCCACAAGTGGTGGATTCACCAGGCTCCTTTTTATGTGGAGGGGTTCACTTTATAAACTTATCTATAGGGAACTTCTAATATTTCTACTTATTTTTGCTACACTTTCTGCCATTTATCGACATCTACTTAATGCTACACAAAAGAA AGACTTTGAGCaaattgttatttattgtgacaaatttattaatttaattccaTTAAGTTTTGTTCTTGGATTCTACGTATCTTATGTTGCTCAGAGATGGTGGCAACAGTACCAGGCTATACCTTGGCCTGATAA GGTAATGCATTCAATTGCGTTACATATTGCGGGAAATGATGATTATGCTCGTACGCTGCGGAGAGCATTAATGCGATATTTAAATCTTTCCTTAACACTCGTTTTAAGATCAATTAGTTCTGCCGTGAAGAAACGATTTCCAACACTTGAACATGTTGTTGATTCTG GATTTATGACATCATTAGAGCTGGAATTGTTTCTTGCAGTGCCAAGTGTTGAGTTCAATACTTATTGGATTCCATGTACATGGTTTATTAATCTTCTAAAAGAAGCGCGTGAAAAAGAAAGAATTCCTGATCCTCAaggattaaaattaattatggaG GAATTTAATGAATTTCGTACAAAATGCGGGCTCCTATGGAGTTACGATTGGATATCTATTCCATTAGTGTATACACAAGTAGTGACATTAGCAACATATAGTTTCTTTGGTGTTGCGTTGATAGGTCGGCAATATATAGAAAGTAAAGAAAAACAGTTCCAACTACAAATAGACATCTACATACCTGTTTTCACGATCCTACAATTCTTCTTCTTCATGGGATTATTAAAG GTAGCAGAACAATTAATTAATCCATTTGGAGATGATGATGAAGATTTTGAGTTGAATTGGATTATTGATCGCCACATAAAG GTATCGTATCTTGGAGTAGATATTCTTATGAATCGGTGTCCACCGTTAGTCAAAGATATTTACTATGATGCTGAAAATTTAATTCTACCATATACAGAAGCGGCAGCAGCTTACAAAAAGAAAACATATCGTGGTAGTGTTGCCCACATGAC AGTTCCAGAAGAAAAGCAAACAATGTTTTTACCAGATGTTatagaagaagatgaagaagaaacaAAACAATCATTACACATGTCAAGTATGAGTCTGGCCACTCATGCTAATAATAGTCCAACATGTGAAAGAcg CCAGATCAACTTGCACCCTGAAACACCTACGAAGACTAATCAAAGCTGTCCTGAAACAGTTTTACAATTTGATATTCAAGAACCGTCGCCACAGATCGATCAAATGGAACAGCCACCAAAAGTTTTTACAGAAGTTGCAAAAAAATTCCCGTCATTAGGAAAATATTCAACTTTGCGGTTCGATCCAAATCGAAAACCATTTTATACTATAACAAAAAGTCCAAAAACTCTTATTCAGTCACCATCAAGTACGTTTAACTTATCACATCCTACAAGACAAATCATAGATACGCCTATAGTATACGCTGGTGATATTAATCCATGGGGAGAATATTCAGAAGCCTCTAATCTGCCTATGTTTGAAGTAGTAACTCCAGATCAATCCCCAGAAATAGAGAAACAATGTGACCCCGAAAAATTCTTTGACAATTACAAAGCCAATACAGAAGATAGTCCCCATGCAGCTACAAGTCAAAGCTTGGGCCATTCTATGTCTCATTTACAATTGCCAGACACAAATATATCTGCAATATCCAAAACAGCATTAAAGACTAGAAGTCCAAGATATGTTATAAGGAGGCATAGATCTATGGAAGCCCCCCAAAAACAACATATTCAATGGACACAAATGATGAGAACACAGCGGAGAAGAATAACTGATGACATACCACCTGTTGAAGTAATAATGCTCGAAACAAAGAGCTCTCCAAATTTAAATCAATTAGATAGCAATTTAAAGGATCCAACGAAAAACACAGATGATGCAATGAATTCTTCCTAA